A stretch of the Opisthocomus hoazin isolate bOpiHoa1 chromosome 2, bOpiHoa1.hap1, whole genome shotgun sequence genome encodes the following:
- the CDC42EP3 gene encoding cdc42 effector protein 3, which yields MPAKTPIYLKAANNKKGKKFKLRDILSPDMISPPLGDFRHTIHIGKEGQHDVFGDISFLQGNYELLPGNEGETTISQSGGHNEFLRANSTSESMFTETPSPVLKNAISLPAIGGSQALTLPLLSPVTFNSKQESVRSSRNPRLSCEPVIEEKLQEKTKQMEDGETYKDDLWEQNGGSSHFTNGRDSHSSSFSERCTDWQTVDLLDDSRLSCELTKTKTKSEESLSDLAGSLLSLQLDLGPSLLDEVLNVMDKNKS from the coding sequence ATGCCAGCCAAGACACCCATCTACTTGAAAGCTGCTAAcaataagaaagggaagaaatttaAACTAAGGGATATCTTATCTCCTGATATGATCAGTCCACCACTTGGAGATTTTCGTCACACCATACACATTGGAAAAGAGGGACAACATGATGTTTTTGGAGACATCTCCTTTTTGCAGGGCAACTATGAGCTATTGCCTGGAAACGAAGGAGAAACCACGATTAGCCAGTCTGGTGGCCACAATGAATTCTTAAGGGCAAACAGCACTTCTGAGTCCATGTTTACAGAAACTCCATCACCAGTGCTCAAAAATGCTATTTCCCTTCCTGCCATTGGGGGTTCTCAAGCCCTTACATTGCCCTTATTGTCACCAGTGACATTTAATTCAAAGCAGGAATCCGTAAGGTCATCAAGAAATCCTAGGCTTAGCTGTGAGCCAGTAATAGAAGAAAAATTGCAGGAGAAAACTAAACAGATGGAAGATGGCGAAACATACAAAGATGACCTATGGGAGCAAAATGGTGGTTCTTCGCATTTTACTAATGGTAGAGACAGTCACTCATCCAGCTTTTCTGAACGATGCACTGATTGGCAAACAGTTGATTTGCTTGATGACAGTCGACTTTCTTGTGAACTAACCAAGACAAAGACTAAGTCAGAAGAATCCCTTTCAGATCTTGCAGGCTCTCTTCTCTCATTACAACTTGACTTGGGACCTTCACTTTTGGATGAGGTTCTCAATGTAATGGACAAGAATAAATCTTAG